The Brassica napus cultivar Da-Ae unplaced genomic scaffold, Da-Ae ScsIHWf_2321;HRSCAF=2994, whole genome shotgun sequence genome contains a region encoding:
- the LOC106382039 gene encoding uncharacterized protein LOC106382039 yields MGLISKEEVSKTRRYSSSLWRGVKTIFVLFTMLLSFILFSAPIFLAVADAILPSAILSSSSSLLRLSPATVSSHLSNYDFRYSLIDIPIISIIRSAIILCVYGLCDGPKLSRGPYLTITMFCSISSLIYVSCKAAFVFGEPVIGGGSFRTEEVALFVCSSVLAIGHIVVAYRTSCRERRKLLVFKIDIESVSACKNVFPRYQKILLQERLK; encoded by the exons ATGGGTCTGATTAGCAAAGAAGAAGTTAGCAAGACCAGAAGATATTCATCTTCTCTATGGAGAGGAGTCAAGACTATCTTCGTTCTCTTCACTATGCTCCTCTCTTTCATCCTCTTCTCTGCTCCTATCTTCCTCGCCGTCGCAGACGCCATCCTCCCCTCCGCCatcctctcctcctcctcctctctcctaCGCCTTTCTCCGGCGACTGTTTCTTCTCATCTAAGCAACTACGACTTCAGATACTCCCTCATCGATATTCCTATCATCTCCATCATTAGATCTGCCATTATACTAT GTGTTTATGGGCTATGTGACGGACCAAAGTTATCAAGAGGTCCGTATCTGACAATAACGATGTTCTGCTCGATATCTTCGTTGATCTACGTGTCTTGTAAGGCAGCGTTTGTGTTTGGTGAGCCAGTGATCGGAGGAGGAAGTTTCAGAACAGAGGAAGTGGCTCTGTTTGTGTGTTCGTCGGTCTTAGCCATCGGTCATATCGTTGTGGCGTATAGAACAAGTtgtagagagagaagaaagcTACTAGTCTTCAAGATCGACATCGAATCC GTTTCAgcttgtaagaatgtgtttcctcGATACCAGAAGATCCTCCTACAAGAGAGACTCAAATAG